The sequence AGGGGACAGATTCACGTGGTTTCTCATTGGCGTAGGACTGTTAGTGTGAACTACATCCACAGAAACAGGGCTGTGTGTGATAGAGGAACAGGAAGTCCTTGTTTTAGTATCATTTTGCACTCCATTCCTCTGCGATACTTCCTGTTCAGTATTTGAGTTGTGAACTAAAGCCACAGCACTATTCCGATTGCTGTGGAGTCCATTGGATGGACTTGATTCCCCTTCACTAAGGTCAATGTTGGACGTCAGAATGTCAATCTGGTCGACTACctacacagacacagacacttattaaattaatagtttgtaacaaaacaaaaattacaattcttgctTTGTTATGGAGGGAATGATGTCAGACGTCTCGTCATTCATCAACTATAAGAACAGAATGCCCAGAACCCAGTCTTGAGATGCTTtttggaatagtttgcccaaaaatgtatataaatagtaaaaaaggacttatatattgatctgtttctcacccacacctatcatatcacttctgaagacatggattaaaccactggagccttatgtgaaagtgaaagtgtagatttatagtagaaaatgacttaaatattgatctgtttctcacccacacctatcatatcacttctgaagacatggattaaaccactggagttgtatggattacttgtatgtgctttttggagtttaaaagttttggaccctgttgacttgcattatatggacctacagagctgagatattgtttgaattgttttattgtttgtgttcagcagaagaaagaaagtcatacatatctgggatggcatgagggtgagtaaatgatgagagaattttcatttttgggtgaactatccctttaaatttgacTAAGAGAAAGGACAATGAAACATGTCACCTTTAAAGTTTGTCATAACCAGTCCTCACATGTCAACAGAAATCACtggcaaataaaaatatatcCACTTGTTTTCATAGCTCATGACTTCCAATGGGGGCCTTGATGCATCCATTGATTTCTAAATAATTCAATGTATGTGTTTCGTCCAGCACAGTCCATTATTACTAATGTCAATCTACATTTTTTAAGCTCTCTCCAGATATTGATTTAAAGATCTCTACACACATTTGAATGATCCTTTCCCtttcagaacatataatattGCTCTCCACATGAACATTTCCAATTCCACTAAATGAACATGCAATTTCATTTTTCTCAGATGTGTATTTTGGGTCAGCGTTGTTGGGTTCTGGAGGGATTCGTCAGATGCTTGCTTTAGCTGTTTGTCAAAACGGATTCATTGCGAAGATGTTTGCTAAGAACACAGATATTATATTTCATCTTTCCAATCCAGAGTCTCCCTCTTTAGGGTCCCAACACATATTAAAATCCCATCTCAAATACATGAAACCCCAAATCACTGACAAACCTTGTTATATTAAAGTTTCCTTATGTCTCATTTGTTTATACCTCCTCAAATAGAAAGGTACGGCACCAAGAAAACTCATTTACCCAGTGAGGAGTAATGTTGTCAATTAGCCTTAATTTTAGATCTTGAACAAACACAACTGGGTTATtgcatgtcaaatcaaccaaatttctgAAACTTCCCAGGCtgacattttaacacatttctgaAGAAAGAAACTTACATAataatgaaagccaaaatattaaatgctgtgcatccattattttgtagagggggttAATAATGATAATTTCCACCTATGATTttagagcaaaactacaggtaaacAAAATATCCTTAGAAAGGTGGCAAGGTCAATGTTTTGGTTATACACAGAGATAGGTAGGTCTATTACTCAAAACAGTTGACTTTGGCACCCCTTGTGTCATTATAAGCCAATGGtgagagtccaaaaatgggaaaaagcactttttcatgttgtttttccaaagttggggTGCTTATAACCCCAGAAGAATTGAAGATATctaaatatccttttagattctgatttagaacaaacttttctttttgtatcttaattttcaaggccctatatggttaaatcccagagataacAGGCTCTCAATGTGActccattcatacattttaatggtCAGTAAAACAAAATTGTCCAACACTACATTTTGAGCTGTAGTCGAGTTCACATGGAATGATGTAATTTTTTGCGTTTAGCGTTTCAGAATCTCATCTGACCATCCTCACCTCTTTCATCTCCAACTGGACCTGTTTGAGACCACCCAGCACGTTCTCGAGCTCggtaaccacttgcttgatctgttCTCGTACTGTTCCTTGGCTTTTCCTCTGGTTGCCATGGTTCTCCAGACCTCCGCCCACCTCAGATGTCCCTGTTTCCCGCTCTGGTCTGTTTATCTTCAGCGTGGGCCCATGAGACCTGGAGCGCCCTAGTTTGCTTGGGGGCACCTCTGTTTGGAAAAAAGCTGCCTGACCAGAGTTTGGTCCGTTATAGTGAGCCTTATCTGGTCTCGATTGTCTACTGGTCTCAGGAAAACCATGGCGCTCGTTGGGATGCTTGAAAGACACTTGTCTCCTTGGACAATGTCCATTGTATGTGGATAACTTAATGTCGTCCCTGCATTGACCTCTGACCTTCAGGCATGGCGGAACATGGCTTCCAATGAATTGGTGCGGCGGCAACTCCGGGTAATACCACCGTTGGACGCACCCGCATTCTCGCCGTATCTCACGCACACTCGCGCAAGAGGTGTGCGCAGAGTCCAGCGGCCAGTCCCACCAGGAGTAGCATGGATGCCGAATGTCCTCGACGTAAACCTGGTGTGGCGGAGACATGCCGCGAGTTCCTGTCCTCTTCGACCTGTCGTCAGCAATCACCATCTTCTTCAGGAATGGGGCTGTCCGCTGAGCTACGCCAGGCTCCATGCGCAGACATGATCCGTTCGCGGGGCCCCGTATGTGTTGGGGCCCCTTCTGCAAGCAAAGGTGACAGGAAGCTGGTTGGAATGAATGTCTTGCTGCCGTGTTCTCAGAGTGCATACCAGTCTGAAAACCGCCTGTCCAAAATAACTGGTTTT comes from Xyrauchen texanus isolate HMW12.3.18 chromosome 9, RBS_HiC_50CHRs, whole genome shotgun sequence and encodes:
- the si:ch211-178n15.1 gene encoding uncharacterized protein si:ch211-178n15.1, which produces MHSENTAARHSFQPASCHLCLQKGPQHIRGPANGSCLRMEPGVAQRTAPFLKKMVIADDRSKRTGTRGMSPPHQVYVEDIRHPCYSWWDWPLDSAHTSCASVREIRRECGCVQRWYYPELPPHQFIGSHVPPCLKVRGQCRDDIKLSTYNGHCPRRQVSFKHPNERHGFPETSRQSRPDKAHYNGPNSGQAAFFQTEVPPSKLGRSRSHGPTLKINRPERETGTSEVGGGLENHGNQRKSQGTVREQIKQVVTELENVLGGLKQVQLEMKEVVDQIDILTSNIDLSEGESSPSNGLHSNRNSAVALVHNSNTEQEVSQRNGVQNDTKTRTSCSSITHSPVSVDVVHTNSPTPMRNHVNLSPCQQRLATVEDKDRNVGKQISEMQRIKSTSNGTCLPHRTDKVKPENHKGQLENHRPPSNKTQRPPPYPQNGQVKIRTPPYPGKPKSLSSTIV